A segment of the Acidobacteriota bacterium genome:
TCGCGTCGGCGCCAATCACGACGTGGGGATGAATGATGGTACGAGCGCCCACGCGGGCGCCGGCGCCGACGACCGCAAACGGGCCGACCGAGGCGGTGGCATCGACGGTCGCATCGGCCGCGACCGACGCCTGCGGGTGGACGCCCGGCTCGGGCAGGCGCTCCGGCGACAGCGCCCGGGCGGCGCGAGCAAAGGTCAGGTACGGCGTCGAGCTGCGGATAATCGCGCACGGCGCGCCGCTCACGCTGCTGGCGGCAATCACCGCGCTGGCGCGGGTCGCCGCGAGCAACGCCGCATATTTCGGATGGGCGAGGAAGGTCACGTCACCGGCGCCGGCCGTCTCGATCTTGGCCACGCGGTGAATCTCGATACCGGAATCGCCCTCGACGGGGCATTCCAATCGCTGAGCCAGCTCGCCGAGGGTCACAAGGTCGAGAATATCACGCGGTCGTCGTGGCCATCCGCTCCACGAACCGGGCCAGTTTCGGCAGGTGCAGCCGGCGCGCGACGTCGTGAATCGCCCGATGACGCTGCTCGCCCCGCAGCACGAACGCGCGCCGCAAGTCGGTCAGCGCGGCGCTCGGCGCCACCTGCCACTGCACCACGTGCAGGGCACGCCGGGCGCCGCGCCAGGCCAGGAAGTGACCGATGACGGTGAACGTGAAGAGGTAGCCGAGCACGTTGGGACCCGGGATGAGTGCGACCGGCGCCGAAGCGATCAACCCGACGGAATGCACGGCGAGCAGCCTGAGGTGACGGTCGGCGTCGCGCTTCATCGATGCGCGCATTACGCCCTCGGCTTCGCCCGGGCCCATGTCGGCATCGGCATGCAGTGTGGCCGCGTCGGCCGTGCGCAGGCGCCAGAGCAGCCGCTGTTCGGCAATGCGCTCGGCAATCCAGCGCATCGACTTCTGCTGCATCATTCCCAGGAACGTCGTGGGCACTTCTGGCGCCACCTGGTGCCGCGCCCGTTCCGCCTCTTTCAATTGCGCCTGAAAGCGCGCCCGCGCCCGGCCAAAGAATCCCTTGTCCCCAACCGGCTCATCCGGCTCCTCATCGTCTGGCGCCTCGTAATAGGCTTCGAAGCGATCCGAGGCGATCGGCACGAGATACACGTCCATTACTTGTTAGGACGTCGAATTCGGCGCGGAGTTCGCACCGGCTCTGCCGGAATCGCCGGCTTGCCGGCCTGCTCCCACGCGCCGACGATCATCGAGGCCACCGCGGTGATCGACGCGTTCAGCTGCCGCTCGAGGGTCGGCAGCGTGCCCTTGCCGAACGCCGCGAAGTAGCCGTCGTCATAAAACTCGCGCCCGGCGGTCGCGGCAAGGTCCGATTCGAGCACGTTGGCGGCGGCGCGGTTACTGGCCAGCAGCACCTCGAACATGTAGTCGCGCGGACTGGTGACGGCGGTGGCCGGGGCCGGCTTGATGACGAGACGGCTGCGGTTGCGCTCGAACAGTTCCGACTCCCAACGCGAGTGCACGCCGTCCTGGCCGGTGACCTGGCCGTTGTAGTTGACCACCGCGTGCAGCGGCACGAACGCGTCCGACACGTAGTGCGCCAGCACCGCCGCGAACAACACGATGTTGTCGACCGCGTAGGGGGGCGGCGTCTGGCGCTTCAGCGCCTCGAACTCCCGTTGGAGGTGGCCATAGAACTCAGCCGTTCGCCAGGGCAGCAGCCCCTGCGTGTGCACGACATCCTTGCCGAACTTCTGGACGGCCGCGTCGTAGTCGCGCGGCAGCGCGGCGAACGGATAGGGACCGTAGGCCTCGTAGTCGATGTCGAGAAAGTGATTGGGTGGTTCCTGGTCAAAGCCGACCGTTCGCCACATGTCGGGATCGACCGACCGCTCGACGACGAACGCGCGGCGCTTCTCGAAGAGCGGCTTCAGCTCGGGTGGCAGCAGCTCGATCATCCGATCGACGATGAACTTGTGAGCTTCGAACCCCCAGGCCGCCGCCGAACTCGGCAGGGCGATGGTGGCGGCGAGGACTAGCGCGGCAATTCGCATGCCTCCATTATGACGCCGGGTGCATTTTTCTGTGTGACGCCCCGAAACAATGCACCCGGCGTCTTACTGAATTCTGGTCGCCGACCATCCATAGGCGCCGGCATTCGCGTAACGGTAGTCGTTGAGCCAGATCGCCGGGGGCGCGGTGCTGCGGTCAACGTGCACGAACGGGAACCGCGACCAGCGCAGGAACGCGCGGGCACGCGGCGACTGCAGTGCTGCCTGTGCCTCGGCCTGGTCGAACCCTTTCGGGATGCCAAACCCGGCAGGACGGAAGTGCGGCAAGGGCTCGAACCACAGGTTGCCCTTCTCGTAGCGATCGCCCAGGTCAACCACCACTTCGCGGCTGAACGGATTGACGGCCACGGGCGTGACCATGAAGGGCGTATCCACGGGGCGACCGGCGCGGTCCAGCCCGCCGCTCACCACCATTCGTGCCACCGCATTCGATGCCAACATGGTGACGACGTAGACGGCCGACAGCGCGACGCCGATGCGGGCGGGCCGGGCGGCGCCGGCGAGGCCCTTCCGTTCGCGCCGCAACGACCCCCACCACCCGAGGCCCAGCGCGAGATAGAGCCAGGGATCGACAATGAAGAGGGCGTCACCGTAGAACCAGCGCTCGGACCAGGGCATGAGCAACCGGAGGCCGTAGCTGTTCATCAGGTCCATGAACACGTGCAACAGCACGCCGAGGTACGACAACCGGAGTAACTCGCGCGCCACCGCGCGCGGTGGCGCCTGCGCACGGCGCTGCAGCACCAGGCGATCGTAGGCGAGCATGGCGCCGGTCAGGATGATGGGCAGCGTGGCCTGGGCCAGCACGCCGTGGGTCCAGCCGCGGCGGAACGACATGGCCAGGGTGTTGGTCGCAAACACCGCCACGTCGATGTCGGGCAGGTTGTTGGCGAGCACCAGGGTGCTCATGCCGAGGGTGGTGCGGCGGGCGAGGCCGGCTTTGCCGATGGCCGCGCCCACCAACGAGTGACACAGGTTATCCACGCCGCTCCAGGAACGCCTTCATCGCATCGTCGCGCAGGTCCTTGCGCAGGACTTTGCCAACGTTGGTCTTGGGCAAATCGGTGCGGAACACCACGAGGCGCGGGATCTTGTAGGCCGTCAGGGTCTTGCGGCAGTGGTTCCGCACGTCGTCTTCGGTGAGCGCGGGATCCTTCTTGATCACGAACGCGACGACCACCTCGCCGGTTTCGTCATCGGGGACGCCCACCACTGCGGTGTCAACGACGCCGGGATGCTCGGCGATGGCGGCTTCCACCTCGTTGGGGTAGACGTTGAAGCCGCTCACCAGGATCATGTCTTTCTTGCGATCGACGATCTCGATGTAGCCCTCGTCATCCATCTTCGCAATGTCCCCAGTAGCGAGCCAGCCGTCGGAGAGCGAGCGAGCGGTCTCGTCGGGCCGCTGCCAGTACCCCTGCATGACCTGCGGCCCCTTGATGCACAGTTCGCCGACCTCGCCGAACGGCACGGTCTGGCCTTCAGCATTGACGAACTTCACGTCGGTGCCGGGAACCGGCACGCCTATGGAGGCGCGCTTGGGCCGCTGGAACGGGTTCAGGGTGGCCACGGGCGAGGTTTCGGTGAGACCGTACCCCTGGTAAATCGGCGTCTTGGTCATGGCCTCCCACCGCTCCCCGATCACGGGCACCAGCGCCATGCCGCCGGCGACCGAGCCGCGCAACTGCCAGTTGGTGCGGGTCTTGAACCACTCTTCGTGCATCAAGCCGGCGAACAACGTGTTCACGCCGGTAAACCAGGTGATTGGTTCGGTCTCCATCACTGTCTTGAGATTCGACAGCGGCCGCGGGCTCGGAGACAGCACGTTGCGGCCGCCGGCGATGAAGAAGATCATCAGGTTCGCCGTGAACGCGAAGATGTGGTACAGCGGCAGCGCCGTCAGCATCACTTCGTCGCCCATGCGCAGAAACGGCTTCCACATCTCGAGACTCTGCGTGGTGTTGGCGACGAGGTTGCCGTGCGTCAGCACCGCGCCCTTGGCGACGCCGGTCGTGCCGCCCGTGTATTGCAGCGCCGCAATGCTCTCGTGATCGAGCGCGTCGGCATACAGCCGCGGGTCGGCGCCCGCAGCCATGCGATCGGCGCCGGCGGCCAGCGCGCGCCGGAAGGTGGTGTGCGCGAAGGTAATTGGCGGCACCATCTTCTTGACGTACTTCTGCACCGCGCCAATCAACAGGCGCTTCACTGGCGACAGCAGGTCGCCGATTGACACGACGATCACCGTCTTGATGGCGGTCTTGGGCAGCACCTCGGCCACCTTGGTGGCGAACAAGTCGATCACGATGAGACCGGTGGCGCCACTGTCAGAGAACTGGTGCATCATCTCGGCGGGCGTGTACAGCGGATTGGTGTTCACCATGATCAACCCGGCCTTGAGCGTCCCGAAGACCGCGATCGGGTAGGCCAGGCAATTCGGCATCTGGAGGGCGACCCGGTCGCCGGCCTTGAACCCGGCCA
Coding sequences within it:
- a CDS encoding metal-dependent hydrolase — protein: MDNLCHSLVGAAIGKAGLARRTTLGMSTLVLANNLPDIDVAVFATNTLAMSFRRGWTHGVLAQATLPIILTGAMLAYDRLVLQRRAQAPPRAVARELLRLSYLGVLLHVFMDLMNSYGLRLLMPWSERWFYGDALFIVDPWLYLALGLGWWGSLRRERKGLAGAARPARIGVALSAVYVVTMLASNAVARMVVSGGLDRAGRPVDTPFMVTPVAVNPFSREVVVDLGDRYEKGNLWFEPLPHFRPAGFGIPKGFDQAEAQAALQSPRARAFLRWSRFPFVHVDRSTAPPAIWLNDYRYANAGAYGWSATRIQ
- a CDS encoding AMP-binding protein, with amino-acid sequence MTNPTRPWTRFYHPSTAQDLGPLKWPHMAAAIRDAAATYAPQTAFTLGLPNGSQGGLTYAEVDRLSDQFAVYLREVAGFKAGDRVALQMPNCLAYPIAVFGTLKAGLIMVNTNPLYTPAEMMHQFSDSGATGLIVIDLFATKVAEVLPKTAIKTVIVVSIGDLLSPVKRLLIGAVQKYVKKMVPPITFAHTTFRRALAAGADRMAAGADPRLYADALDHESIAALQYTGGTTGVAKGAVLTHGNLVANTTQSLEMWKPFLRMGDEVMLTALPLYHIFAFTANLMIFFIAGGRNVLSPSPRPLSNLKTVMETEPITWFTGVNTLFAGLMHEEWFKTRTNWQLRGSVAGGMALVPVIGERWEAMTKTPIYQGYGLTETSPVATLNPFQRPKRASIGVPVPGTDVKFVNAEGQTVPFGEVGELCIKGPQVMQGYWQRPDETARSLSDGWLATGDIAKMDDEGYIEIVDRKKDMILVSGFNVYPNEVEAAIAEHPGVVDTAVVGVPDDETGEVVVAFVIKKDPALTEDDVRNHCRKTLTAYKIPRLVVFRTDLPKTNVGKVLRKDLRDDAMKAFLERRG